From the Lolium rigidum isolate FL_2022 chromosome 2, APGP_CSIRO_Lrig_0.1, whole genome shotgun sequence genome, one window contains:
- the LOC124686453 gene encoding uncharacterized protein LOC124686453 gives MTCMLLRGSAFRRAVPSAAERLAVALSASHPRSLLHASARARSSLEELDALCELVRATDVSSVGTDLLERIVECCSNARKEFVQKEMRKTWMIGAATVGGFFFGCLTRTRNIDNKRKGELTKETCENLPNE, from the exons ATGACCTGTATGCTGCTGCGCGGGTCCGCCTTCCGCCGTGCGGTACCGAGCGCGGCAGAAAGATTGGCCGTCGCGCTCTCGGCTTCGCATCCCCGTAGCCTATTGCATGCCTCTGCTCGAGCCAGGTCTTCGCTAGAGGAG CTTGATGCACTATGTGAGTTGGTTCGAGCAACAGATGTTTCCTCAGTGGGAACCGATCTTCTTGAGCGCATTGTTGAATG CTGTTCGAATGCTCGTAAGGAGTTTGTGCAGAAGGAAATGCGAAAGACGTGGATGATTGGTGCTGCAACAGTAGGTGGTTTCTTCTTTGGATGCTTGACGAGAACAAGGAATATTGATAACAAGAGAAAGGGAGAGCTCACGAAGGAAACTTGTGAGAACCTCCCAAATGAATAG